AGCATCGGAGTAAACGACCCGTCCCGGTCTCGGGGGATCGCCAGATCGACGTCCCCGACGCTGGTGGCCACCGTCTTCGGATACGACCCGTTGCGGGAGTTGGGGAACATGTCGGCGTCCGGGTCGCCCTTGTCGTAGCCGAGGTGGTCGCTGAGCTCGGCCTGGAGGCCGCGCTCGAGGCCGGCCTTGATCAGCTGCTGGATCAGCCCGTCGCGGCCCTCCAGCTGGACCTCACCGGCATCGATGCGGGCATACAGGTCATCCAGCGCCCCGGAGGCCTCCAACGCGGACACGCCCTCACGCTGAGCACGGCGCCGGTCCTCACGGTCCAATCTGTCTATCACGGTCATCATTCTGCTTTCGTGTCAGGAGCCCCACCCCTTACACACACCATCTGACACCCTCTCGCGTAGACGGTGCGGTAGACCCGCTCGTTCTTCAACGCGGAGAAGAACGATTCGGCCATCGCGTTATCCCAGCACACGCCCGTGCGCCCCATCGAGGACCGCATGCCCAGCCCTGCCACCAGTGCCCGATAACCGGCCGAGGTGTAAACGCTGCCGCGGTCGGAGTGGAAGATCGCGTCAGGCTCGATCACGGCCGTCGCGGCCGCGTTACGCAGCGCGGTCTCGACGAGCTCGGTGCGCATGTGATCAGCGATCGACCAGCCGACGACCTTCTTCGAGTAACAGTCGATCACCGTGGCTAGGTAGATGAAACCCTGCCAGGTGTCAATGTCGGTGATATCGCCGACGAACCTCACCCCGGGCCGCTCGGCAGTGAAGTCCCGTTTCACCAAGTCAGGCATGCATGCCGCAGCTTCCGCGTCTGCTGGGGTTGTGACCCGGAACGGGCGCGGTTGGCAGGGCACGAGGTGTTCCTGCCGCATGATCTGGCGCACCAGCTCCGGTGAACACTCCACGCCCTCAGCCGCAAGGTCGGCGTGGATGCGTCGATATCCGTAGGTGCCGTCAGAGGCCGTGAAGAAGTGCCGGACCCGTGCAGCCAGTGCTTCCCGGCGCGCGGCAGTGGCTGACTGCGGGCGCTTGAGCCAGTCGTAGAACCCCGAGGTTGACACCGCCAACCACAGGCACATCTTCCACACCGGGGTCGTCTCGGTCGGGTCGTTTCGGAGGGAATCGATGTACTCGTACTTGCCTACTACCGCGGTTCCCTCGCGAAGTAGGCCGCGGCTTTTTTAGGAACGCCGTCTCCGCACGGAGCTCCTGATTCTCCCGCTCGAGCTCCTTCAACCGAGCACGCTCGGTGACCGTCAGCTCTGTCTCGGTGCCCCCGTGCGCGTCGCGGTACTTGATCAGCCAGTTGCGCAGCGTCTCCGGGCCGACACCGTAGGCCTCAGCGACCTCCCGGATCGGTTTCGAGGTCGAGATCACCTCCTGGCACAGCTCGTCCTTGAACTCCTGGCTGAATCGCCGTCGTGATGCAGTCATCCTGCCGATCTCTCTTTCAGTAGCGCCCCCAGCTTAAGAGGGCCCACCGTCCGAAATCCCTAGGCCACCCACACAGGCACACGGTGTCAAGGCAACGCAAGGGGGGACGGCTTCCGCCGTCCCCCCGTTTCCGTACTGTCAGCTCAGTACATGCCCAGGAACGAGAACAGGAAGATGAAGTAGGCGATGTAGAACAGGATCATCAGCGAGCCACCGACGATGGTGATGATGCTGAAGATCTTGCCAAGCATGTAGCCGGTCTTCAGGTTGCCACCCCACTGGTACGGGGCGCCTGCCTCGATCTCCTTCTTCGCCTGGCCACCCAGGTACCAGGCGATGAACGCCGTGATCCCCGTGAAGATGCCGATGATGCCCAGGATGAACACGGTCTGCGTCTGAGGGTGGTCGGCCGTCGCGTAGCCGCCGCCGTAGGCGTAGCCCGGCGCCTGGAGCTGGCCGTAGGGGCCATCCCCCCTGCTGCGGCTGCCCGTAGCCGGCGCCCGTCTGGTACGGCACCCCGTACGGTGTCTGACCAGCCGCCTGACCGTAGGGCGTCGACTGGCCGAACGACGGCTGGCCGTACGGGGACGGCTGGCTGGTCGGCTGCGCTGCGGGCTGCACGTAGGGCGAGGGCTGGCCCGTCGGCTGGGAGTAGGGGGCCGGCTGCGCCGTGGGGTCGGTGTAGGAGCCGGGCGCGTATGGCTCGTAGCCCTGCGGCGCCTCGAACTGCGGCTGCTGGTCGGACATGGAGTCCTCCTTGAATGAAGTCTGCGGCAAGTGTCTCACGGCGGCGGGGCCGTAGGGAGGCGCTCACAGCACGACGGGCCGGGGGTTCGCCCCCGGCCCGTCGTCGCGTGTGAGGCTGTCGATCAGGACATGCCGCCGGCGGCGAGCCCGATGATCGCGATGATCCAGAAGACGATGGCGATGGCCATACCGACGATGGCGATGATCGAGATGATCTTGCCCAGCAGATAACCGGTCTTCAGCGCGCCACCCCAGAGGTAAGGGGCGCCGGCGTCGATCTGCTTCTTGGCCTGGGCGCCCTTGTACCAGGCGATGAAGGCACAGATGCTGACGAAGATGCCGATGATGCCGAGCAGCTGGACGGTCTGAGCGTCCGGGTGCTCGGGCTGCATGGCTCCGTAACCCATCGGCGGGCCGGGCTGGTAGCTGGGAGGGGGCTGCGTCATGGTTTGCTCCTTGAATAGTGGGGCCGTCACCGAGAATCATTGCCCGCCTGCGGGGTCACCCGCAACGAAATCGGGATTTTTCGTCTCCCATGGACACACCGACCCGGGTCGGCTTCACCTGGCTGCGACGAACACGAACATGAGCAGCCCCCAGAACAGGACCTGGAGGACGGTGAAGGTGATGCCCAGCACCATCCCTGCCCGCGCCGATCCGCCGAACCGGTAGGGCTGGCCGGCGGCCACGTCGCGACTCGCCCGCGCGCCCATCCCCCACGCGAATGGGGCGAAGATGCCGAAGAACACCCCGAGGATTCCGAGGGTGAGGATGGTGCCCGACTGGGGATGCTCCGGCAGCTGCGTCGGATAGAGCCCCTGGTACGGGTATACCTGCCCCTGGTAGGGGCTGGGCTGGGGCAGGTACGGCTGGGGCGCCTGGTAGCTGGCCACGCCGTAGGCGTGTGGCTGGACCGGCGGGTACAGGGGCTCCGCGTAGGGCGCGACGACCGACGGCGGCGCAGACTCCGGACCCTGACGGGTGACGGGAGCCGGCTCCGGCACTGGGCCGAAGTCGTACGGATCCGAAACGGGGCTCGAGGACATGGGCACCTCCTGCCCCCCATCGTAGGCGTGGGCCCGACCGCTCAGGTCGGACCCACGTCCCTGTCCATGTGCTCTCCGGTCGCGATCTACTCGCCCTGGAGCACCGCCTTGGCCGCCGCGAAGCGGGCGATCGGCACCCGGAACGGCGAGCAGCTGACGTAGTCGAGGCCGACGCTGTTGAAGAAGGTGATCGAGTCCGGATCGCCGCCGTGCTCGCCACACACCCCCGTCTTCAGCTTCGGCTTGGTGGCCCGTCCGCGCTCGACTCCCATAGCGACGAGCTGACCGACGCCGTCGACGTCGATCGACTCGAACGGGTTGCGCTCCAGCACGTGGTCCATCACGTAGCTGGTGAGGAAGCCGTTCTCGGCGTCGTCGCGGGAGATGCCGATGGCCGTCTGCGTCAGGTCGTTCGTGCCGAACGAGAAGAAGTCGGCGTGCTCGGCGATCCGGTCGGCGATCAGGGCCGCGCGGGGCAGCTCGATCATGGTGCCGACGGTGTAGTCGAGGGTGCGGCCGGCGCGGGCCAGCTCGTCCTCGACCGCGGCGACCACGATGTCCCGCTGCGTCTCCAGCTCCTGCGACAGCGCCACGAGCGGGATCATGATCTCGACACCGACCGTCTCGCCCTCCCGGTCGAGGACGGCGAGCGCGGCCCGGATGATCGCCCTGGCCTGCATGTCCGGGATCTCCGGGTACAGCATGGCCAGCCGGCAGCCGCGGGTGCCGAGCATCGGGTTCAGCTCGTGCAGCTTCTTCACCTGGGCCAACGTCTGCCGCGCCTCGGCCAGCACGTCGGCGTCGGCCCTCTCGAACTCGAGGCGCTGCACCAGCAGCGACTGCTCCACCAGGTTCGGCAGGAACTCGTGCAGCGGCGGGTCGAGGAGGCGGACGGTGACCGGCAGCCCCTTCATCGCCGTGAAGATGCCCTCGAAGTCGACCTGCTGCATCGGGAGGATCTCAGCCAGCGCCGCGGAGCGCTGATCGGGGCTCTCCGCCAAGATCATCTTGCGGACGGCCGGGAGGCGGTCCGCGGCCATGAACATGTGTTCGGTGCGGCACAGGCCGATGCCCTCGGCGCCCAGTTCGCGGGCCTTGGTGGCGTCGTCGAAGTTGTCGGCATTGGCCCGCACGCCGAGGCGACGAACGCCGTCGGCCCATTCGACGAGCCGGGTGAAGTCGTCGTTGATCTGCGGCGGGATCAGTTCGAGCGCCTCGCCGTAGACCTTGCCCTCGGAGCCGTCGAGGGTGATGGTCTCCCCCTCCGCGATGACCCGGTCACCGATGGTCAGCGTCCGGGCGACGGGATCGATCCGGATCCCGGCGGCGCCGGCGACGCAGGGCTTGCCCATGCCGCGGGCCACGACGGCCGCGTGCGAGGTCATGCCGCCGTGTGCGGTCAGGATGCCCTGCGCGGCGATGACGCCGTGGATGTCGTCGGGCGTCGTCTCGAAACGCACCAGAACCACGGGCTCGCCCTTGCCGCCGCGCTCGGCGGCCGTGTCGGCGTCGAAGACCACACCACCGACGGCGGCGCCCGGCGATGCCGGCAGGCCCTGCGCGATCGGCGTGCGGCCGTGCGCCGGGTCGATCGCCGGGTGCAGCAGCTGGTCCAGCTGGCCGGGCTCGATGCGCAGGAGCGCCTCCTCCTTCGAGATGATCCCCTCGTCGACGAGGTCGGAGGCCACCTTCAGGGCGGCGGCGGCGGTGCGCTTGCCATTGCGGGTCTGCAGCAGGAAGAGGTGACCATCCTCGATGGTGAACTCCATGTCCTGCATGTCCTTGTAGTGGTTCTCCATCTTGTGCATCGTGTCGACGAGCTGCTGGTAGGCCTCGGGGAGGATCTCCTGCATCTCCTCGAGCGGCCGCGGGGTGCGGATGCCGGCGACGACGTCCTCGCCCTGGGCGTTGACGAGGAACTCACCGTAGAGGGCCCGCTCGCCCGTGGAGGGGTTGCGCGTGAAGCAGACGCCGGTGGCCGACGTGTCGCCGCGGTTGCCGAAGACCATCTGCATGATGTTGACGGCGGTGCCGAGGCTGGCGGGGATGTTGTTGGCCCGGCGGTACACCTCGGCGCGCGGGTTCTGCCACGACCGGAAGACGGCGTTGACGGCGCGGTTGAGCTGCTCGCGCGGATCGGACGTCCACTCGCCGCCCAGGTGGTCGTTGGAGATCTCCTTGAACGACGAGACGAGTTCCTTGAGGTCCGCCGCGGTCAGGTCGGTGTCGTTCTCGACGCCGCGCGCATGCTTGAGGCCCGACAGGGCGTCCTCGTAGGCGTGCGCGGGCACGCCCTCGACGACCTCGCCGTACATCTGGATGAACCGGCGATAGCAGTCCCAGGCGAAGCGCTCGTTGTTGAACTCGGTGGCCAGGGCCTCCACGGAGGCGTCGGACATGCCCAGGTTCAGGATCGTGTCCATCATGCCGGGCATGGAGAAGACCGCGCCGGAGCGGACCGACACCAGCAGCGGCTTCTCGGAACCGCCGAGGATGCGCCCGGTGCGCTCCTCGAGACGCGCGAGCGCCTCGGCTATCTGATCGGCGAGGCCGGCCGGCCATTCGCCGTTGTTGTTCATCGTCTCGACGCACGCCGTCGTGGTGACGGTGAAGGCGTCCGGAACCGGCACCCCGACCTTGTGCATCTCCGCGACGCCGGCGCCCTTGCCACCCAACAGGGTCTTCATGCTCGCGTCGCCGTCGGAGAGGTCGTAGATGAATCGTTCGTCGCTCATGGGGGAAATCTCCTTTGACTGCCCAGGACCACTGTGTCCTACTGGCCCAAGCCTAGACCGCCCTCCGGGGGTGATGTGGGCGGGGTAGCCACTCGGCCGGGTCAGGCGGTCCCGCGAGCGCCGTCGCCGAGGAAACGGGCCACGCGTCGGAGGAAGTCCGCGGGGAGTTCGTCGTCCGCGATCGCCCGCCGACCGGCCTCGGCCACGGCCGGGTGCACGTAGCGGGGGCTGAGCAGCCGCGGGTTGCCCGCGAGGAGTTCGAGCGCGAACCTGACGGCGACCTCGGCTCCCGGCGCCTCCCCCAGCACATAGCTGACGGCGGCCTCAAACGGCTCCGCCTCCGCCTGTTCGGCGTACAGGAAGAGGTAGGCGACGATGGCGGCCGGCTGGTCGTAGAGGTCGGCGTCGACGATGACGCCGCGCAGCCGCTCCAGCACCGCGTCGTCGACGTCCTCGTACATGGTCAGCAGCAGTTGGAGGGGCCGGGCCCAGGCCTGCTTCAGCTGCATCACCGCCGTCCAGACCTCCTCGGCACGCGGATGTTCGGCCTCGAACAGGCCGATGACGAGGCTGACGAGCGCGGGCTGCACCCTGGCATACGGGCCGGGGCGGCGGACGAAACGCCTGCGCCAGCCCTTCAGGAGGGCGTCGCCGTCGGCCGTGGTGAACCGGCCGCAGGCGACGAGGGCCTCGAGCAGGTAGGCGTCCAGCACGTCTGCCGCCGCTGCGGGAGGGGCGAGCAGCGTCGCCCGGAACCACTCCTCCTGCGCCGGGCTGAGGTCCCTGACCTCGCCCAGCGTCTCCCACAGGGCGTGGGGGCTGTCGAGGCCGATCGGAGGGCACCAGCCGTCGAGTCCGGCCGCTGCGAGCCGTTCGCCGGCCTCGGCCACCGCGGCGTCGAGAGCCGCGACGGTACCGGCCCCGGCACTGCGGTAGACGTGCCCCTCCGGCAGGCGCCTGGTCCAGGCGAGCAGCACCGCCCGCTGCCGCTCCGGCAGCCGCGGCTCGGTCAGCAGCGCCGCGAGCCGGGCGGCCTCTGCCTCGGTGGTCGGGGCGGGGTCGAACGGTGCCGGTGTCAGCGTGTGCAGGCCGCAGATGAACCTGTCGACGGCGGCGCCGTCAACCCCCTGGGAGGAGAGCCGCTCGGCGATCTCCACGCCCACCGCCCAGGCATCGTTCCCGTCGAGGGCGGCGGCGATCCGGGCCTCGGCGACATGGGCATCGATCCGTCGGGCGACCTCCACGGTCTCCGTGGTCGGCGCCAGCACCAGCAGGCTCCCGGCGCCGGGCTCGCCGCGGTCGTGGAGGGCGGTCGCCAGGTCCGCGGCGAGCGTGGCGGCGTCGCCGAGACGTCCGCGCTCCCGCAACAGGTTGACCACGACGTGGGCCGGCGCGGCCGGCGGCTGGTCGACGTCGGCGCGGAGGGCGCGCACGGCCTCGTCGAGTTCGCCGTCGGTGACGGCGTCCTGCGAGTCGAGCAGGGCGAAGGCACGCGCGCGGTGCCCGGCGGTCGCGCCGTCGGCGACCACGGCGTGCAGCCAGGTGACGGCGCCGTCCGCCAGCGGGGCGCGCAGCCGCATGCGGGGATGGTCGCCGTACCAGTGGCGGTCGGTCTCCATCGCCGTCAGCGCGGAGTCGACGGCGTCGTCGTCGGTCAGGTCGATGGCGGACGGATCGAAGCGCACCGCGATGGTGAAGGCCTCATCCTCGGAGCCGCCGCCACCCAGCTCGAAACGGTCGGGCAGCGTGGACAGCCGCCGTCTGACCTCGGCGAGGTCGCCGCCGTGGTAGACGTGTTGGACGCCGGTCAGCCGGCCTCCCTTGAACGCGTGGCTCTGGTTGTGCCAGCCGACCCACGACACGTCCGGCGACAGACCCCTGGCCTCTGCCTCCTCGGCCGCGGCCACGCCGACATCCGCAGCGTCGAAGGGGCCGCCGTCACGGGTGGCGGGTGGCAACGCGACGAAGCCGTCGTCGTTCAGGCCCCTGAGCCAGGCGCGGAGGAGGGCGAGGTCGGTGCTGCTCATGGGGCGACGCTACCGTCGCTCAGGGCCGCCAGCGATTGCCCGCCTGCCCCACGCCGGGGGACGGCGGAGCCGAGCCCCCACCTTGACGGCCCTGTCGTCGACCACGTCGATGATCCGGGCGGCGGCCTCCTCGACGGCGACACCCGTGGTGTCGATGATGGGGCAGCCGAGCCTGCGCTGGATCTTGCCGATCTCGTCGAGCTCGTCGTAGATCTTCACGAGGTCGGCGTAGCCGTCCTTGGTGCCGAATCCGCCCATGCCGCGGACCCGCTCCCCACGGATCCGCAACAGCCGCTCGGCGTCCATGGTCAGGCCGATGAGCCTCCAGCGGTCGACCTCGAACAGTTCCTTGGGAGGCGCGATGCCTGGCACGAGCGGCACGTTGACGGCCTTGTACCCGAGGTAGGCGAGGTAGATCGACAGAGGCGTCTTGCCGGAGCGTGACGGCCCGATGAGGCAGATGTCCGCCTCCCGCAGCGTCTGTGGCAGGGCGCCGTCGTCGTTGCGGACGGCGAAGTCGATCGCCGCCATGCGGACGAAGTAGTCGGCCTCGACGCCGAGGGGCCGCATGGGGACCTGGTCGGCGGGGATCCCGGAGATCTCCTCCAGCGCCCGCATGGCGTCGGTCATGAGATCGGCGAAGGGGATGTGCGCGTCGCGGCAGAAGTTCGTCACCAGCGCGGCCAGCTCCTCGTTGACGAGCGTGAAGAACACGGCCACCGGAACGTCAGCCCCCCGGATCCCCTCCAACGCGTTCAGGAGATCGGAGGTAGCGGACAGCTTCCGGTGCCGCACGATCGTGAACCGGCGCGTCGGGAACTGGGTAACGGCTGCGCGCGCGATGCGGGCGGCCGTCTCGCCGGTGGAATCGGCGATGACATGGATCTCCAGCGACTCTGCTGACATGTCCCCAGCCTAGCGACGCCGTCAGCGACGCCCGCGGCGACCCTCCGCGTCAGGGGCCGGTCGCCGTCGAGCACGAATCTGGCACCGCCGGACACAAATCTGGTTCCGCCGGACACAACGCTGGCTCAAGCCGCCGCTACGGCGATATGCACACAGCCGCCGCTCAGCGGAGATTCGTGCACATCGAGCGGGCGGGGAAAGGGCGGCGAGGCCGGGATCCCGAGGACGGTGGCCCCGGGGCCCGGCCCTCCGGTCAGGATTTACTCGAGCGCGCCTTGTTCACCATGTCGAACGCGACCGCCACGATCAGCACCAGGCCCTTGATGACGAACTGCCACGACGGGTCCACGCCCATGATCGACAGCCCCATGTTCAGCACGCCCATGATGAGCGCGCCGATGATGGCGCCCGAGACCCGGCCGATGCCGCCCGTGACCGCTGCGCCGCCGATGAAGCAGGCCGCGATGGCGTCGAGCTCGTAGTTCTGGCCGGCTGCCGCGACCGCCGCGCCGGCGCGGGAGGTGACGACGACGGCGGTGAGGCCGCACAGCAGGCCCATGTTCACGAACAGCCAGAAGTTCGTCTTGCGGGTGTTGATACCCGACAGCTTCGCCGCGGCCAGGTTGCCGCCCATCGCGTAGATGTGGCGCCCGAAGATGGTGTTGCCCATCATCCACGCGTACAGGACGATCACGGCCCCGACGATCACCAGCACGTACGGAAGGCCGAGTTTCGAGTCGGCGATCCAGTAGGTGGCAAGCCCGATGAGCACGGTCAGGCCGATGAGCTTGACCAGCATCAGCGGGATCGGCTCGACCTCGAGCTTCCGGCGCGTATTGATGATGCGGCGACGCAGCGTGGAGAAGATGAGCGCCGCGATGGCGACCAGGCCGACGATGATGGTGAAGGCGTCGAGGTTGCCGATGAAGCCCGTCAACCCGGCGGCGCCGCCGTTGGAGATGCTGACGAACGACTGCTCGAAGCCCGCCCTCGTGGTGCCGACCAGCACCTGGGCGACGCCACGGAACATCAGCATGCCGCCCAGCGTGACAATGAACGCAGGCACACCGACGAACGCGACCCAGAAGCCCTGCCAGGCACCGATCAGCGCCCCGACGAGGAGCGCCACGACGACGGCGAGCGCCGGCGAGAGCCCCTGGTCGGCCATCAGCACGCCGATGACGCCGCCGACCGCGGCCACCACCGAGCCCACCGACAGGTCGATGTGGCCCGCGACGATGACCATCAGCATGCCGACGGCGAGGATGAGCACGTAGGCGTTCTGCTGGACGAGGCTGGTGACGTTGTTCGGCTGCAGGAGCCGCCCCTCCGTCAACAC
The DNA window shown above is from Tessaracoccus defluvii and carries:
- a CDS encoding DUF4190 domain-containing protein: MSSSPVSDPYDFGPVPEPAPVTRQGPESAPPSVVAPYAEPLYPPVQPHAYGVASYQAPQPYLPQPSPYQGQVYPYQGLYPTQLPEHPQSGTILTLGILGVFFGIFAPFAWGMGARASRDVAAGQPYRFGGSARAGMVLGITFTVLQVLFWGLLMFVFVAAR
- the ppdK gene encoding pyruvate, phosphate dikinase gives rise to the protein MSDERFIYDLSDGDASMKTLLGGKGAGVAEMHKVGVPVPDAFTVTTTACVETMNNNGEWPAGLADQIAEALARLEERTGRILGGSEKPLLVSVRSGAVFSMPGMMDTILNLGMSDASVEALATEFNNERFAWDCYRRFIQMYGEVVEGVPAHAYEDALSGLKHARGVENDTDLTAADLKELVSSFKEISNDHLGGEWTSDPREQLNRAVNAVFRSWQNPRAEVYRRANNIPASLGTAVNIMQMVFGNRGDTSATGVCFTRNPSTGERALYGEFLVNAQGEDVVAGIRTPRPLEEMQEILPEAYQQLVDTMHKMENHYKDMQDMEFTIEDGHLFLLQTRNGKRTAAAALKVASDLVDEGIISKEEALLRIEPGQLDQLLHPAIDPAHGRTPIAQGLPASPGAAVGGVVFDADTAAERGGKGEPVVLVRFETTPDDIHGVIAAQGILTAHGGMTSHAAVVARGMGKPCVAGAAGIRIDPVARTLTIGDRVIAEGETITLDGSEGKVYGEALELIPPQINDDFTRLVEWADGVRRLGVRANADNFDDATKARELGAEGIGLCRTEHMFMAADRLPAVRKMILAESPDQRSAALAEILPMQQVDFEGIFTAMKGLPVTVRLLDPPLHEFLPNLVEQSLLVQRLEFERADADVLAEARQTLAQVKKLHELNPMLGTRGCRLAMLYPEIPDMQARAIIRAALAVLDREGETVGVEIMIPLVALSQELETQRDIVVAAVEDELARAGRTLDYTVGTMIELPRAALIADRIAEHADFFSFGTNDLTQTAIGISRDDAENGFLTSYVMDHVLERNPFESIDVDGVGQLVAMGVERGRATKPKLKTGVCGEHGGDPDSITFFNSVGLDYVSCSPFRVPIARFAAAKAVLQGE
- the mmsB gene encoding multiple monosaccharide ABC transporter permease → MTTATTTAKPSAFGGFGTTMREYGIMAALVLIVVLFQVLTEGRLLQPNNVTSLVQQNAYVLILAVGMLMVIVAGHIDLSVGSVVAAVGGVIGVLMADQGLSPALAVVVALLVGALIGAWQGFWVAFVGVPAFIVTLGGMLMFRGVAQVLVGTTRAGFEQSFVSISNGGAAGLTGFIGNLDAFTIIVGLVAIAALIFSTLRRRIINTRRKLEVEPIPLMLVKLIGLTVLIGLATYWIADSKLGLPYVLVIVGAVIVLYAWMMGNTIFGRHIYAMGGNLAAAKLSGINTRKTNFWLFVNMGLLCGLTAVVVTSRAGAAVAAAGQNYELDAIAACFIGGAAVTGGIGRVSGAIIGALIMGVLNMGLSIMGVDPSWQFVIKGLVLIVAVAFDMVNKARSSKS
- a CDS encoding pyruvate, water dikinase regulatory protein — encoded protein: MSAESLEIHVIADSTGETAARIARAAVTQFPTRRFTIVRHRKLSATSDLLNALEGIRGADVPVAVFFTLVNEELAALVTNFCRDAHIPFADLMTDAMRALEEISGIPADQVPMRPLGVEADYFVRMAAIDFAVRNDDGALPQTLREADICLIGPSRSGKTPLSIYLAYLGYKAVNVPLVPGIAPPKELFEVDRWRLIGLTMDAERLLRIRGERVRGMGGFGTKDGYADLVKIYDELDEIGKIQRRLGCPIIDTTGVAVEEAAARIIDVVDDRAVKVGARLRRPPAWGRRAIAGGPERR